In the genome of Neosynechococcus sphagnicola sy1, one region contains:
- a CDS encoding MOSC domain-containing protein, which translates to MKLISVNVGLPREVNWNGKTVRTGIFKEPISDRVMVRSLNLDGDGQADLTVHGGLEKAVYAYPFEHYDYWRSELPDTELTLGNFGENFTTTGLKEAELNIGDRFQIGTVKLMVTQPRLPCYKLGIRFGRPDMVKRFLASRRTGFYFSVLQEGEVGTGDTLELVSRDENNITVADITQLYTREPNNPELLHRAAQLAALPESWRDYFQQQSRR; encoded by the coding sequence ATGAAACTCATTTCTGTCAACGTCGGACTCCCCCGTGAAGTGAACTGGAACGGAAAAACAGTGAGAACTGGCATTTTCAAAGAGCCAATTAGCGATCGGGTGATGGTGCGATCGCTCAATTTAGACGGTGATGGACAGGCGGATCTAACCGTTCATGGTGGATTGGAAAAAGCAGTCTATGCTTATCCCTTTGAGCATTACGATTACTGGCGGAGTGAATTACCTGACACTGAGTTAACCCTTGGCAACTTTGGTGAAAATTTCACGACCACTGGACTGAAAGAAGCGGAACTAAACATTGGCGATCGCTTTCAGATTGGTACAGTCAAACTGATGGTGACGCAGCCGCGCCTACCCTGCTACAAACTGGGGATTCGGTTTGGGCGACCGGATATGGTGAAACGCTTTCTTGCCAGTCGTCGCACTGGCTTTTATTTCTCTGTTTTACAAGAGGGCGAAGTCGGAACAGGAGACACTCTCGAGTTAGTGAGTCGGGATGAGAACAATATCACGGTTGCCGATATCACTCAACTTTATACCCGTGAGCCGAACAATCCAGAGTTACTGCACCGTGCTGCTCAACTTGCAGCGTTACCCGAAAGCTGGCGCGACTATTTCCAGCAACAGAGCCGTCGTTAG
- a CDS encoding antibiotic biosynthesis monooxygenase, producing the protein MLEEPLAIGEDTENHQVTAIISHVVRPGREQGYEEWFHGIATAAQKFTGYLGVNAIRPRDHAHPEYVHIVRFDHYNTLKKWLESETRREWIERLQPLIEKPETVQTLTGLETWFSLSNKPMKSPPPRYKMALVTWLGVFITLAILTRLLAPLLSGLPVLLNQLITTGLVVAFLTYLIMPRLTQLFRQWLYPKSLL; encoded by the coding sequence ATGTTGGAAGAACCGCTTGCCATTGGTGAAGATACAGAAAACCATCAAGTAACAGCCATCATTTCTCATGTTGTCAGACCAGGGCGGGAGCAGGGCTACGAAGAATGGTTTCATGGCATCGCCACAGCTGCCCAAAAATTCACAGGATATTTAGGGGTAAATGCGATTCGACCGCGCGATCATGCACACCCTGAGTATGTCCACATTGTCCGATTTGACCACTACAACACTCTCAAAAAGTGGCTAGAATCTGAGACTCGGCGGGAATGGATTGAGCGATTACAGCCGCTGATTGAAAAGCCTGAAACCGTTCAAACTCTGACCGGACTAGAGACGTGGTTTAGTCTATCTAACAAACCGATGAAGTCTCCCCCGCCTCGTTACAAAATGGCGTTGGTTACCTGGTTGGGAGTGTTTATCACTCTCGCGATTCTCACCCGTCTGCTGGCACCATTACTGTCTGGGTTGCCTGTATTACTCAATCAACTCATCACAACTGGACTCGTAGTGGCATTTCTCACTTATCTAATTATGCCACGCCTGACACAGTTATTTAGGCAGTGGCTATATCCCAAATCATTACTCTAA
- a CDS encoding DsbA family protein gives MSQDRGCSSLSVPPSTQDHIKGVLNAAIVLVMYGDYQSSQCADGYRLLRAIQQQLSVSFGANYSCLIFRHFPQRQIHPQAQHAAEAAEAAAVQGQFWQMHDLLFIRSQELGNGYLVEYANHLGLDISQFLQDLAKQVHIDRINQDIEGGLHSGVTDAPTLFINGIRYRDRWNINHLMAAITAASN, from the coding sequence GTGAGTCAAGACCGAGGTTGTAGTTCATTATCCGTCCCACCTTCAACACAAGATCACATAAAAGGTGTGCTGAATGCCGCCATAGTGCTGGTGATGTATGGAGACTATCAAAGTTCTCAGTGTGCGGACGGTTATCGGCTACTCAGAGCGATTCAGCAACAGCTTAGTGTTTCGTTTGGAGCAAATTATTCCTGTTTGATTTTTCGTCATTTTCCACAGCGCCAGATTCATCCTCAGGCTCAACATGCGGCGGAGGCAGCGGAAGCAGCGGCGGTTCAGGGTCAGTTTTGGCAAATGCACGATCTGCTGTTCATCCGTTCACAAGAATTGGGAAATGGTTATCTGGTGGAGTATGCCAATCATCTCGGGCTCGATATTTCCCAATTTCTGCAAGATCTAGCCAAACAGGTGCATATTGATCGCATCAATCAAGATATTGAAGGCGGCTTACACAGTGGAGTAACAGATGCCCCAACACTATTTATTAATGGCATTCGGTATCGCGATCGCTGGAACATTAACCACTTGATGGCAGCCATTACCGCTGCCAGTAATTAA